In the Gopherus flavomarginatus isolate rGopFla2 chromosome 6, rGopFla2.mat.asm, whole genome shotgun sequence genome, one interval contains:
- the LOC127054310 gene encoding cytochrome P450 2H2-like has product MVLMSWRKMSGSGKLPPGPVAFPIIGNTLQLNKRNLRQSIQELSVKYGPIFTIYLGSLRVVVLYGQEAVKEALIDQGDEFSGRGKLALADKLAKGTGIVFSNGERWKQLRRFALTNLRNFGTGKKSVEERIQEEARFLVERLRNTHKRPFDPTLPLTHAVSNVICSIVFGDRFDYEDQKFLTLIHLTEENNELLRSLLAQLYNFFPTLMDYIPGPHQELLKNSEEFRIFVLERVKMHKESLDLSCPRDFIDAFLIKMEQEQKNDQSEFNTENLVRSTVDLFLAGTGTTSTTLRHGLLILLKYPDIEEKVHEEIDRVIGRSRSPCMADRNQMPYTDAVIHEIQRFINLVPLNLPHAVTRDTHFRQYVIPKGTTIFPVLKSVLDDSREFPKPEQFNPGHFLDENGAFRKSDFFIPFSAGKRICVGEALARMELFLLLTTILQNFTLKSPIDPKDIDIAPLPSAVINAPKPYQLCVLPR; this is encoded by the exons ATGGTACTAATGT caTGGAGAAAGATGTCTGGAAGTGGAAAGCTGCCTCCTGGCCCTGTTGCTTTTCCCATCATAGGGAACACGCTACAGCTGAATAAAAGGAACTTGCGCCAATCTATACAGGAG CTCAGTGTGAAGTATGGCCCGATTTTCACAATATACCTGGGCTCACTGCGAGTTGTGGTGCTGTATGGACAGGAGGCTGTGAAGGAAGCTCTGATTGATCAAGGGGACGAGTTCAGTGGAAGAGGAAAACTGGCACTGGCTGACAAGCTTGCCAAAGGAACAG GCATTGTATTCAGCAATGGGGAGCGGTGGAAACAGCTTCGCCGATTTGCCCTCACCAACTTGAGAAACTTTGGGACTGGCAAGAAAAGTGTTGAGGAACGGATCCAAGAGGAAGCCCGTTTTCTGGTGGAAAGGCTCAGAAACACACACA AGCGACCCTTTGACCCCACCCTCCCTCTCACCCATGCTGTCTCCAACGtcatctgttccattgtctttGGGGACCGGTTTGACTATGAAGATCAGAAGTTTCTGACATTAATTCATCTCACAGAGGAAAACAATGAACTCCTTCGCTCTCTCCTGGCACAG CTGTACAATTTTTTCCCAACTCTCATGGATTATATACCTGGGCCTCACCAGGAGTTACTTAAAAATTCAGAGGAGTTTAGAATCTTTGTTCTGGAGAGAGTGAAGATGCACAAAGAGTCTCTGGATCTTAGCTGCCCTCGAGACTTCATCGATGCTTTCCTCATCAAAATGGAACAG GAGCAAAAGAATGACCAGTCGGAATTTAACACTGAAAACTTGGTGAGAAGCACAGTAGACTTATTCCTTGCTGGAACGGGGACAACCAGCACCACCCTGAGACATGGACTCCTGATTCTTCTGAAATACCCAGATATAGAAG AGAAAGTTCATGAAGAGATTGACCGTGTGATTGGCCGAAGCCGAAGCCCCTGCATGGCAGACCGAAACCAGATGCCCTACACAGATGCTGTGATACACGAGATCCAGAGATTCATTAACCTTGTCCCATTGAATCTCCCACATGCAGTGACCAGAGACACTCATTTCAGACAATATGTTATCCCAAAG GGCACCACTATATTCCCTGTTCTGAAATCGGTCCTAGATGACAGCAGAGAATTTCCAAAGCCAGAGCAATTTAACCCAGGACATTTCTTGGATGAAAATGGTGCCTTTAGGAAGAGTGACTTCTTCATTCCTTTTTCTGCAG GGAAACGGATTTGCGTGGGAGAGGCTCTGGCTCGGATGGAGCTATTTTTGCTACTGACAAcgattttgcagaattttaccttgaaatctcccattgaccCCAAGGACATTGATATAGCTCCACTACCAAGTGCAGTGATAAATGCACCAAAACCATACCAGCTCTGTGTTTTGCCTCGATAA